In Desulfobacter hydrogenophilus, the genomic stretch ATGGGACAGGCGTCCACACAGCGCCCGCAACGCACGCAATGGGTCTCCTCTGCCTTGCGGACCTCGTCATGGGTAAGGATCGTCAGCCCTGATGAGCCCTTGGTTACGGGGGCAGACAGATCTGAGAATGAAAAGCCCATCATGGGGCCGCCGGAAATAATCCGGGCTGCATCCGGCGTCAGTCCGCCGCAGAAGTCAACAACCTGAGCCAAAGAGACCCCTATGGGCACAAAAATATTCTTCGGGTTGCAGATCCCACGGCCGGAAACACTGATCACCCTGTGTGTCATGGGAATGTCCTTGATAATGCTGCGGGCGACTGTAGCCATGGTTTGCACATTACTAATGGCAACACCCGCATCAGCCGGCAGACCTCCCAACGGAATCTCAAGACCCAGCACTGCTTTTACAAGATGCTTTTCACTTCCCTGGGGATATTTGGTCTTAAGCACGGCAACCTGCACCACAGTCTTCCGGGCTGCATCTTGAAGGTGTCTTATTGCCTCGGGTTTATTGTCCTCAACACAAATGACAATTTCCCTGGCTGAAACAGCCCTTCCCGCCAAAAGCGCGCCGGTCACGATAGCCTCAGGTGCCTCAACCATCAGCCTGTAATCACAGGTTAGATATGGCTCGCACTCGCACCCGTTCACCATTAAGGTATCAATCATCCGGGTATCATTGGGCATCACCTTGACATGGGTGGGGAACGCGGCCCCGCCTAAGCCCACTATACCGGACGCCTGAATCTTTTTCACAATGTCCATGGGCTCGTAATCGGTAAAGCAGTCCTTGGGCCTGGGCCATTGTGTAAATCTCACATCTTCCCAGATTCTTTCCGGGGGGATCTGCTCCCCTTCCGCCTGGATGGCGATAGCGTCAAGACGCCTGCCGTTGGGCAGGGTTACCTTTATATTTCTTTTAACTTTTCCGGCAATTGGCGCGTGAAGTGAGGCGGAAACAAAGGCTTCTCCCTTACCAACCATCTGCCCGTAACTAACCGTTTCCCCGGACTTGACAATCTGCTTGCAGGGCACCCCAAGATGCTGAAGCAACGGTAACGTCACTGTTCCGGGTGTTTCCATCACTTCAACAGCCATATTGGCGGACAACGCTTTATTATCCGGAGGGTGAATCCCATGGGGAAAACTGCCGGTTCCCGGAAATCCCTTTAATCTAAATAAACCCATAAATTCCTGTACACCTTGTTTCTGATCTACCTAATACAACGCCTAAAAGACAGTCTTTAAAAAAATCCATAAAAAAAGAATGTAGAATTCCAGATTTTTTAATTTTTATCAAGCCCCAAATTTTAAAAAATAAATACTTGTTAATTGGGACTAAAAACCAAGCTATTGAACCACCCAGACAACGTGATTCTCAGCATGTCTGAAAATTCTATTGCCAACCCGCATCAAAAACAGTCTTTTCAGAGTTGAAAGCCCGCGCCGACCGATAACAATGGTTCCGTAACCTCCATAGCGGGCCTTATTAAGAATGCACAGGGTGGGATTTTTTTCTCCTTCTACGATTTCAAAGGAGACCTGATCTTCAGAAAAGCCGGCCTCCAACAGATACGCCACAGATAAATCAAACATTTCAGATGATTTTTTCTGATTTGACAACAAACGAGAACGATGTTGTGAATAACATAACAGTAACTTACAGTCCTGTATATTAATCATTGAACTTAAAGATTTCACCGCTTTTGTAATGGCCCGGGTGCCATCAAAGGCGATAAGAATATTCTTATGGGCAGGTTTTTTACCCACCACAATCAACGGAATATTCCTTATTTTTCCAAGCAGTCTCACGGGTAAACTGTTAACAAAAAAATCCTTAACTGCACTCTGCCCCTTGCGCCCCATGACCAACGCATCATATCCGAGTTGAGACTCTTCAACAATATCCCTGGCAATCCCCTGTTTTTTAATGTGTACCCGGGTTTGAATGGCATTGGCAGGAAAGCCTAAATCCAAAAGCAGATTTTTTGCCTTTTCCATGCCCATATTAATATTTTTTTTTCTTTGTGCCATACTGGCCCGAATTTCAGATGTCCGGAAGCAATAATCAAGGTTTTTTCTCATATGCCAAAAAGACCTGGGAATTTTTGTTTCAACATAAAAAATAACCACTTCGGTTCTGTCCTTTGGAAAAGTTTCTCCAACATACTCGAGCGAATCTACTGCAAAGTGGGAGTTGTCATAAGCAAGCAAAAGTTTAATTTTTCTTGGCTCTATCATGAATTTATATTACCTTATTATGGTTTTTGATTATACAACCCATGTGACAGAATAACTGTCGATATAACGTAATAAAAATTTAAACAAGTAAATTCAAGTAAATTCAAAATAAACAGGGATAAAAAAATGGGAACCATACTTATTGTGTATTCATCCAGAGTAGACGAAACAAAGGGAATAGCAGAATTAATCGCAGAGGGCGCTCGTCAGTCAGGGCACCAGGTGCAGGTTAAAACCGCTAAACAGATAGAAACCGAAAAAGATTTAACAGGTTTCGATGCTTACGTCTTCGGTTCCCCCACCTATCACGGAGAAATGCTGCCTTCCATGAAACAGGTTTTATTCATGGCTGAACACGCAAAGCTTGAGGACAAGCCGGGTGGCGCCTTTGGTGCGTATGGATGGAGCGGCGAGGCCAATAAAAGAATATTTGATACAATGAATTATATTTTCAAAATGAAAATGGCCTCCGGCCCTTTGATGATCAAGGCATCCTGGGTCGAAGACGGCGTTGACACCGCACAAGCCTACGGAAAAGAGATTGCTGAAATGATATAGTGTGTTCAACTCTCCTTCTGAGTCAATAAATTCAGGAGGGGGGAATAAATCCCGAGTCACCACAATACGCCCTTCCTGCTCGGCGATGTCGGTAATTTATGCATCCTCATAAGAAGAGGAACAGCAGACATCAAAAGTTGACTCAACTGCGCCGACCGACGGTATGCCGCCAGTCAGGCCGACAAAATAAAAATCAGCGGGCCAGCGGTCAAACACGGCTGCCGTTTTCTGTGTGGGGCACACCATATGATTCCACAATATCTTTAACAGATCAAGGAGGCTCAAGGGAACCACAATAAATTTGTGGAATGATTTTGATTTTCCAATTTGAAGCTCAATGATCAGCTCAGACCTCTGTTAGTCTCCACTGCCGGGGGCTTATCCCATCGCCTGTCAGTTCGCCTTACACGCCAATTCAGGGCATGGTGACTCATATCAGGCTCAACTTGTCGTGGTTTAGATGCTGAAAAATCGGCTCAAAACGGCGCGGTTAAATGCAGAAGGTTGACCGAAAATTCGGATAGCCCTCTCCACGGTGATGCCGGAAAGATCTCCCCAATTTTAAGGCAAGCAGGTAAGCCTTATTCAAAGGTTTGGACAAACTACAAAGGCCCCCAGCAAAAAAGCTGAGAGCCTTTATTTTTTTGGTAGCGGGGGAAGGATTTGAACCAACGACCTTCGGGTTATGAGCCCGACGAGCTACCAGACTGCTCCACCCCGCAACAACGAAAGAGAATATAGATCAAAAGGGCTCTTGAGTCAAAGTAAAATTAATGAATCTTGTACTTTTTACCTGCTCAAGTGAGTACTGCCGGTAGAATGAAACTTTTTTTCTGAAATTATCCGCCCAGCATCTATTTGAGCATCGCTGCACGGAACGCTATCGGGATCGAAATATCCATTATTTTCGATCCCGATAGCACTTTTACGAACAACTTACCTTTCTATAGCTCAAAGGTGGTCATACTGACCACAAGGTCAAGGTCTTCGATCTCCTTGACCACATTAGCCGGTACCGGGGTCTCTATTCTTAAGAATATAATATTTCTATCCCCGTCATCCTCACGGCCCACCATCATTCTGGAAATGTTGATGTTGTGCTCGCCTAATTTCAGGCCGATGGAGCCGATGGAACCAGGTTTATCCACATTATGGATGATAGCCAGATGGCCCTCGGGAATGACCTCTAAACGGAATTTATTAATTCTAACAATCCGGGCATCATCCTTTCCAAAAATGGTGCCTTCCAGGACATTGGTCTGGGTATCCGTGATCACGATCATCCGAACAAGGTTCAGGAAGTTGCCGGCCTCCTTGGCGGTGGATTCGGAAATTTTGATCCCCATCTCATTGGCCAGGGAAATGGCATTTACCGAATTGACCTCGTCCCCGACATATTCATTGAGGAGACCCTTTATTCCGTTAATGGTCAAAGGTTTGAGATCAAGGTCCGGAAATTTCCCGATGTATTCGATGTTGACCTCCCGCACGCCGCCCTTGGTGATCTGAGCCTGCATTTTCCCCATTTTTTCCACCAGGTAGAGAAAGGGTTTAAGCTGCTTTAAGACATCCCCGGTCACCGACGGTACATTCACGGCATTGATCACTGTGTCGTTTAACAGATAGGCGATAATCTGGTTGGCAGCCGCCACGGAAACATTGGTCTGGGCCTCCTTGGTAGATGCGCCTAAATGAGGCGTGGCAATCACCTGATCCAGCAGAAGCAGAGGATGGTCTGCGCTCGGGGGCTCGACGGAAAACACATCAAGGGCCGCACCTGCTACCTTTCCTGACTGGATGGCAGCATGCAGGGCTTCTTCATTGACAATACCGCCCCTGGCACAGTTGACAATCATGACGCCTGTCTTCATTTTTTCAAAGGCCTGGGCGTCCAGTAAGTCAATGGTGGCATCCATTTTAGGCACATGGATGGTGATATAATCCGACCGGGCATAGAGTTCATCCAACGTCACATATTCGAACCCGGCCTTTTCAATATGTTCCGAAGAGATATTGGGGTCGTACACAATGACGTTCATGCGCAACCCTTTGGCAAGACCTGCGGCAATGGAACCGATATTTCCGAAACCCACGACACCCAGGGTCTTGTTGAAAAGTTCCCGGCCCTGGAGCAGTTTCTTATCCCAGCGCCCGGCTTTCAGGGATGCGGTACCCCGGGGGATATTCCGGGTTAGGGCCATCATCATGGCAATGGCATGCTCGGCGGTGGTTACAGTGTTACCGCCCGGGGTATTCATGACGGCAACCCCTTTTTTGGTGGCCGCATCAATGTCCACATTATCCAGACCAATGCCGGCCCTTGCAATAACCTTAAGATTGCTTGCTGATTCAAGCAGGTCCGCAGTCACCTTGGTGGAACTCCGGATGGCCAAGCCATCGTATTGCCCAATGATCTCTTTGAGTTCTTCGGGGGAAAGACCAGTATTGACATCGACCTCTATGCCTTCCTGTTTTCTGAAAATATCAATGCCGGACTCATCCATTTTATCACTGATCAGTACCTTCATTATTTGGCCTCCTTTTGAAACACTTCCATAAATGCCACCAGGGCTTTAATACCCTCCATGGTGGCGGCATTATAAATAGAAGCCCTGCATCCGCCGACAGATCTGTGGCCCTTGAGACCGCCAAGTCCTTTGGCTGTTGCCTCTTTTATAAATTTTTGTTCAAGCTCTTCGCTGGGCAGACGGAAGGTTACGTTCATCAGAGACCTTGAGCCCTGGGCTGCTGTGGCCCGATAAAAATTACTTGCCTCCATAAAATCGTATAAAAGCCCGGCTTTTTCCTTATTAAAAGCTTCCATCTTTTCAAGGCCGCCCATCTCCTCTTCGATCCATTTAAGCACCAGATCAATGGTGTATATCCCAAAGCAGGGTGGGGTATTGTACATGGAATTTTTTTCTGCATAGGTGGAATATTTGAGCATGGAAGGCAGATCCGGATTGGCTGTTTCCAGAAGGTCTTTACGCAAAATTACCATGCAGGTGCCGGACGGTCCTAAATTCTTCTGGGCACCGGCGTAGATCATGCTGAATTTTTCCATGGGAAGGGGACGTGAAAAAAAATCGGATGACATATCCGCAATAAGCGGAATCCCGCCGGTGTCGGGAAAATCGGCAAACTGGGTTCCCTTAATGGTATTGTTGGAGGTGATGTGGACATATTTCGCATCTTTGCTGAAGGGGATATTTTCAGGGATATATGAAAAGTCCTTGTCCTCGGAAGAGGCCACGACCACATGTTTTTTATTCTGAATTTTAGCCTCTTTAATGGCTTTTGTAGACCAGGTCCCGGTATTAACATAGTCGGCACTTTGATCCCCGGAAAGAAAATTCATGGGAATCATGGCAAACTGTAAAGATGCCCCGCCCTGGAGGAAAAGAACATGATATTGGTCATCCAGTCCTAAAAGACGTTTGGTCCGTTCTACGGCATCATTGATAACATCGTCAAAATAGGAAGATCTGTGGCTGATTTCTGTGATGGACATGCCTGAATTGCTAAAGTTCAGGAAAGAAGCCTGAATTTCTTCAAGGACAGGCAGAGGCAGGGCCGCAGGGCCGGCATTGAAATTGAAAATTCTTTGGTCTGTCATTTTTTACCTTTCTGTTTATGGGTTATCTTTGTTTTCACTGTCCGTATATGTTTCATTGCCTCAAAACCCAAGGCAATCTGATATCCAACCCTATTCATTAACGCCCTCGCAGATGAAAATCAATAGCCTGACCACCTTTATGTAAAAATCATCCCGAAATCATCCCGCCGGTTTGAATTTATCTGAGGTGCATTGAAATCGAATCTGCCCGTTCTTCATGGCAAAGATGTCACGGGTGGTTTTTGCAAGGAAATCAAATTCATGGGACACCACGACATATCCCATATCCAGGTCATTGAGTAAATCGACTATCCGCCTTACGGTCTGCTCGTCCAGACCGGTGGTGGGCTCATCCAACAGCAGAACATCAGGTTCCATGACCAGTACCGTGGCCAGAGAGACCAGCTTCTTCTCCCCGCCGGAAAGCTTATATGTGATGCGGTCCTCAAAGCCGTCAAGATCTAAGGCCTGGAGCATTTTTTTTGACAATGCCACCGCTTCTTTGGGTGTTTTACCGTTGTTCAGCAATCCAAAGGCCACATCCTCGACAACAGTGGGGGAAAACAGCTGGTCATCCGCATTCTGGAATACAAATCCCAGACGCTTTCTTGCCTGTTTGAAATCTTTTTCACCTTCCATGGGCTGCCCAAACAGCCGAACAGAACCTGAATCGGGTTTGATCAGACCCATGAGCAAATGCATAAACGTGGATTTACCGCTACCATTAGGGCCGATCAATCCCAGGCGCTCCCCTTTGCGCAATTGAAAATTGAGACCGTTCAAAACCTGTCCTTGACCCGGATAAGAGAAACTTACGTTTTCCAGATCAATTAAAAATTCATCACATTGAAAGGCATTGGATTCAGCCATTCCATACTCCCCAGTACAATCAGAATTAATGCCAGGACAACTGATCCGATCCGGTCCAGGCCGGAAAATGAAAATCCGTGGATGCAGTAAAATCTGCCTTTGAATCCCCGGCAGAGCATGGACTGGTATACCCGGTCCGCCCTTGCCGTCGCACGAACCAGCAGCATCCCAAACAGATAGGCGTAGGTCCGGTAGGTGTGCAAATTGGTTTTGGGCTCAAACCCCCTGACTTTTATGGCCGTTGCCAGGCGCAAATATTCCTGCTCCAGCACAAACACGTACCGGTAGGCAAGGAGCATCAGATATACAATTTTTTCAGGCATGTGGATGCGGTTCAAGGCGTTCCCCAAAGTGGCAATGGTCATGGTGGTCACAAGTGAAAGAAAGGCCAACAGGATGGCATTGGATTTAAGTGTGATCTGGGCAGCCAGAATCACGCCCTGGACAGAGCCGTCCGCGGGCCCGATACAAAACAGGGGGGTCCCCTCAAAAGTGATGGGCAACAGCACAAAAAGTACCAGATTAAACCCGTTGATCACCGCCAGTCTTTTTAACGCCTTTTTTAAAGGGATTTGGGACAACCAGATCATTGCCATTGACAGCCCCAGCCCTGCCGCCATAGTGGGAAAGGATTTTGAAACGGCCAACAGAAAGGAAAACAGGGTGGCAAACACGATCCGCAACCTCGGATCAAGGCGGTGGAAAATGGAATTTCCACCAGCAAATGCTTCGCTCAGCATAGGAACCCCTTAACTTCTTTTTTTACGCCGATAACCGAAAAAGGTGCTGATCATCATTCTTCTCATTTGGAGTTCCTATCTTTTAATATAAAGTTGCGATGGATAAAATAAGAAAATTTCTTTATTATTACAAGAGTAAAGATATGCGCCATCTTGACGGCAGTCGGGTTGATATACAATAAAAAGGAGGTCCCCCATGGCAGATCAGACAAACCAGGCAAACCAGGCAAACACAGTAGCCGGTCCCTGGAACACCCCATTTTGGCCCGAAGGGGTTGCGCACAATGTCACCGATTACCACTATCCGGTTTTCAAACTGCTGGACGATTCGGCAGCCCGTTATCCCAATCAAGTTTTCACCATATTCAACGGAGCAAAAAAGACCTTTTCCCAGGTTAAAGACACGGCTGACCGGATCGCCTATTTTCTGGTAAAAAAAGGCATCAAAAAAGGGGACAAGGTGGCAATAGTCTTGCCCAATCTGCCCCATTTCCCTGAAATATTTTTCGGTATCATGAAGACCGGGGCCGTGGCCGTAAACTGCAACCCGATATACACCCCCACAGAATTAAAACAGCAGCTTAATGATTCCACTGCAAAAATGGTATTCTGCATGGACCACTCCACCTTTTATCCCAATGCAGTCAAGGCCGCTGAAGGCACAGCGATTGAAACCATGGTGGTCTGTAATATCAAAAGCTACCTACCTAAACTCCAGGGATTTTTAGGCGGACTGTTAGGCAAAATTCCCAAAGCCGATCACCATGACCCCGAACATATCATGTTTGACGACATGGTGGCCCGGTCCAGACCCGAGCCGCCCGACATCACCATTGACCCAATCAACGATACGGCGGTCATGCTATACACCGGCGGCACCACAGGCGTCCCCAAGGGGGCAGAACTTGTAC encodes the following:
- the rsxC gene encoding electron transport complex subunit RsxC; the encoded protein is MGLFRLKGFPGTGSFPHGIHPPDNKALSANMAVEVMETPGTVTLPLLQHLGVPCKQIVKSGETVSYGQMVGKGEAFVSASLHAPIAGKVKRNIKVTLPNGRRLDAIAIQAEGEQIPPERIWEDVRFTQWPRPKDCFTDYEPMDIVKKIQASGIVGLGGAAFPTHVKVMPNDTRMIDTLMVNGCECEPYLTCDYRLMVEAPEAIVTGALLAGRAVSAREIVICVEDNKPEAIRHLQDAARKTVVQVAVLKTKYPQGSEKHLVKAVLGLEIPLGGLPADAGVAISNVQTMATVARSIIKDIPMTHRVISVSGRGICNPKNIFVPIGVSLAQVVDFCGGLTPDAARIISGGPMMGFSFSDLSAPVTKGSSGLTILTHDEVRKAEETHCVRCGRCVDACPMNLVPTKLALAARYKNPELAGQYHIRACVECGSCSYVCPAKLNLVQLIREGKAQLNAWERR
- a CDS encoding energy-coupling factor ABC transporter ATP-binding protein, with product MAESNAFQCDEFLIDLENVSFSYPGQGQVLNGLNFQLRKGERLGLIGPNGSGKSTFMHLLMGLIKPDSGSVRLFGQPMEGEKDFKQARKRLGFVFQNADDQLFSPTVVEDVAFGLLNNGKTPKEAVALSKKMLQALDLDGFEDRITYKLSGGEKKLVSLATVLVMEPDVLLLDEPTTGLDEQTVRRIVDLLNDLDMGYVVVSHEFDFLAKTTRDIFAMKNGQIRFQCTSDKFKPAG
- a CDS encoding flavodoxin domain-containing protein; this encodes MGTILIVYSSRVDETKGIAELIAEGARQSGHQVQVKTAKQIETEKDLTGFDAYVFGSPTYHGEMLPSMKQVLFMAEHAKLEDKPGGAFGAYGWSGEANKRIFDTMNYIFKMKMASGPLMIKASWVEDGVDTAQAYGKEIAEMI
- the serA gene encoding phosphoglycerate dehydrogenase; translation: MKVLISDKMDESGIDIFRKQEGIEVDVNTGLSPEELKEIIGQYDGLAIRSSTKVTADLLESASNLKVIARAGIGLDNVDIDAATKKGVAVMNTPGGNTVTTAEHAIAMMMALTRNIPRGTASLKAGRWDKKLLQGRELFNKTLGVVGFGNIGSIAAGLAKGLRMNVIVYDPNISSEHIEKAGFEYVTLDELYARSDYITIHVPKMDATIDLLDAQAFEKMKTGVMIVNCARGGIVNEEALHAAIQSGKVAGAALDVFSVEPPSADHPLLLLDQVIATPHLGASTKEAQTNVSVAAANQIIAYLLNDTVINAVNVPSVTGDVLKQLKPFLYLVEKMGKMQAQITKGGVREVNIEYIGKFPDLDLKPLTINGIKGLLNEYVGDEVNSVNAISLANEMGIKISESTAKEAGNFLNLVRMIVITDTQTNVLEGTIFGKDDARIVRINKFRLEVIPEGHLAIIHNVDKPGSIGSIGLKLGEHNINISRMMVGREDDGDRNIIFLRIETPVPANVVKEIEDLDLVVSMTTFEL
- the serC gene encoding 3-phosphoserine/phosphohydroxythreonine transaminase translates to MTDQRIFNFNAGPAALPLPVLEEIQASFLNFSNSGMSITEISHRSSYFDDVINDAVERTKRLLGLDDQYHVLFLQGGASLQFAMIPMNFLSGDQSADYVNTGTWSTKAIKEAKIQNKKHVVVASSEDKDFSYIPENIPFSKDAKYVHITSNNTIKGTQFADFPDTGGIPLIADMSSDFFSRPLPMEKFSMIYAGAQKNLGPSGTCMVILRKDLLETANPDLPSMLKYSTYAEKNSMYNTPPCFGIYTIDLVLKWIEEEMGGLEKMEAFNKEKAGLLYDFMEASNFYRATAAQGSRSLMNVTFRLPSEELEQKFIKEATAKGLGGLKGHRSVGGCRASIYNAATMEGIKALVAFMEVFQKEAK
- a CDS encoding universal stress protein — encoded protein: MRKNLDYCFRTSEIRASMAQRKKNINMGMEKAKNLLLDLGFPANAIQTRVHIKKQGIARDIVEESQLGYDALVMGRKGQSAVKDFFVNSLPVRLLGKIRNIPLIVVGKKPAHKNILIAFDGTRAITKAVKSLSSMINIQDCKLLLCYSQHRSRLLSNQKKSSEMFDLSVAYLLEAGFSEDQVSFEIVEGEKNPTLCILNKARYGGYGTIVIGRRGLSTLKRLFLMRVGNRIFRHAENHVVWVVQ
- the cbiQ gene encoding cobalt ECF transporter T component CbiQ, with amino-acid sequence MLSEAFAGGNSIFHRLDPRLRIVFATLFSFLLAVSKSFPTMAAGLGLSMAMIWLSQIPLKKALKRLAVINGFNLVLFVLLPITFEGTPLFCIGPADGSVQGVILAAQITLKSNAILLAFLSLVTTMTIATLGNALNRIHMPEKIVYLMLLAYRYVFVLEQEYLRLATAIKVRGFEPKTNLHTYRTYAYLFGMLLVRATARADRVYQSMLCRGFKGRFYCIHGFSFSGLDRIGSVVLALILIVLGSMEWLNPMPFNVMNF